Proteins from a genomic interval of Xiphophorus maculatus strain JP 163 A chromosome 7, X_maculatus-5.0-male, whole genome shotgun sequence:
- the LOC102228556 gene encoding trace amine-associated receptor 13c-like, whose protein sequence is MLEEAELCFPEFLNSSCKKLTIPHFEVVLMYIVLSSISVLTAFLNLLLIVSISHFRQLHTPTNLLLLSLAISDFSVGLLLFFQTALIDGCWFLGDIMCTVYQYLAYVITSSSIGTMVLISLDRYVAICYPLHYSTKITRGRVKVCIFLCWMCSWVFQSLILIENLKQPGKYNSCIGECAFVISYIAGYADLAFSFIVPISIIVVLYLRVFVVAVSQSRAMRSHIAAVSLQHSVTAKRSQVKAAKTLGLVVLVFLLCMCPYYCVALSEESNSMSASSAAFVICLFYFNSCLNPIIYAFFYPWFRKSIKLIFTLQIFHHDSCDTSM, encoded by the exons ATGTTGGAGGAAGCTGAACTCTGCTTCCCAGAGTTCTTGAACTCCTCCTGCAAGAAGCTGACGATTCCTCACTTTGAGGTTGTACTCATGTACATTGTGCTGTCCTCCATCTCTGTCCTAACAGCCTTTCTAAACTTGCTGCTCATCGTCTCTATCTCACATTTCAG GCAGCTGCACACTCCCACCAACCTCCTGCTCCTCTCGTTGGCCATCTCAGACTTTTCTGTGGGCCTCCTATTGTTTTTTCAAACTGCTCTCATAGACGGCTGCTGGTTTCTCGGTGACATTATGTGCACTGTGTATCAGTATTTAGCGTATGTTATCACCTCTTCATCGATAGGAACCATGGTGCTCATATCTTTAGACCGATATGTAGCCATTTGTTACCCCCTGCATTACTCCACCAAAATCACACGAGGCAGAGTAAAGGTCTGCATCTTCCTCTGCTGGATGTGTTCTTGGGTATTTCAAAGTCTGATTCTGATTGAGAACTTAAAGCAGCCAGGTAAGTATAACTCCTGCATCGGAGAGTGTGCCTTTGTCATTAGCTACATTGCAGGATATGCTGATCTTGCATTTTCCTTCATTGTTCCCATCAGCATTATTGTAGTTTTGTACCTCAGAGTGTTTGTGGTAGCTGTGTCTCAGTCTCGCGCCATGCGCTCTCACATTGCAGCCGTCAGTCTCCAACATTCTGTAACGGCTAAAAGATCCCAGGTGAAGGCAGCAAAGACTCTTGGTCTTGTGGTGCTGGTGTTCCTGCTGTGTATGTGTCCATATTACTGTGTTGCTCTCTCAGAGGAAAGCAACTCTATGAGTGCTTCATCTGCTGCGTTTGTCATATGTTTGTTCTACTTTAACTCTTGCTTAAACCCTATCATCTATGCCTTTTTCTACCCCTGGTTCAGAAAATCAATTAAGCTCATATTTACTCTTCAAATATTCCACCATGACTCCTGTGACACCAGCATGTAG
- the LOC111609218 gene encoding uncharacterized protein LOC111609218 yields MSHLNLNIFIFNLFFLSSEFVFSYDFNVIQPTSVSVQHVNPDQTASISCEHKSYESKLKDVRLYRLSQHAKEELLCQKGQACCNDVTLSLNSTKFVFTFRNIRPETIRATYQCEITLEYGGVDYTRRGTNTALLYDFKVIQPEVQHVNPDQTSSISCEHDSYESKLQDVRLYRISQNVKEELLCQKGQASCKDVTLSLSSTKFVFTLRNIRPEAIRATYQCEITVEYGGVDYTRRGTNTTLLYGEKDCPPLDKSVLGWILIGLLALMFLYSCVITCLYVRLTATVWKNTKACENSTYVVMNPPTQKRQHEDIYQMMQS; encoded by the exons ATGTCACACCtgaacttaaacatttttatcttcaatttattttttctgagcTCAGAATTTGTCTTCAGTTATG ATTTTAATGTGATCCAGCCAACATCGGTCTCGGTTCAGCATGTGAACCCAGACCAAACCGCCTCAATCAGCTGTGAGCATAAATCATACGAATCTAAACTTAAGGATGTTCGACTGTACAGATTGTCACA GCATGCGAAAGAAGAGCTGCTGTGTCAGAAGGGACAGGCTTGCTGTAACGATGTCACCCTGAGTCTGAATTCCACcaagtttgttttcacttttcgAAACATTAGACCAGAAACAATAAGAGCCACCTATCAGTGTGAGATAACACTGGAGTATGGCGGTGTGGATTACACCAGGAGAGGAACAAATACCGCACTGTTATATG ATTTTAAGGTGATCCAGCCGGAGGTTCAGCATGTGAACCCAGACCAAACCTCCTCAATCAGCTGTGAACATGACTCTTATGAGTCTAAGCTTCAGGATGTTCGACTGTACAGAATTTCACA GAATGTGAAAGAAGAGCTGCTGTGTCAGAAGGGACAGGCTTCCTGTAAAGATGTCACCCTGAGTCTGAGTTCCACcaagtttgttttcactttacGAAACATTAGACCAGAAGCAATAAGAGCCACCTATCAGTGTGAGATAACAGTGGAGTATGGCGGTGTGGATTACACCAGGAGAGGAACAAATACCACACTGTTATATG GTGAAAAGGACTGCCCTCCTCTTGATAAATCTGTGCTGGGATGGATTCTGATTGGTCTGCTGGCCCTGATGTTCCTGTACAGCTGTGTTATCACCTGCCTCTACGTCAGACTGACAGCCACCGTCTGG AAAAACACCAAAGCTTGTGAGAACTCCACCTATGTGGTAATGAATCCTCCAACCCAGAAGAGGCAGCATGAAGACATTTACCAAATGATGCAGTCTTAG
- the LOC102220089 gene encoding cytotoxic T-lymphocyte protein 4-like yields the protein MFLTHSMMGWSVLAVLSISVPVWSSVKVTQPYRVVSTNGTAQIHCIIHSRTAASHLRPGQRLENLFSNQEDLQVALLRGLHGNQKICTSTLNTSEHEKEMQQEKDGDGQCAIQMKDGAVVVTLSGLKATHTDIYRCAIQVFYPPPYQQLTGNGTLLHVLEDSPCPVRGPQRQQSEEEEGEEEESNETKPAVSVTVVVLVIAVICVLIIIITFQTLQCERGRREPIRMPPNILLHKVDAVPFSCGTMA from the exons ATGTTCCTGACTCATAGTATGATGGGATGGAGTGTGTTGGCAGTGCTCAGCATCAGTGTGCCTGTGTGGAGCT CTGTGAAGGTGACGCAGCCCTACAGAGTAGTGAGCACCAACGGAACGGCACAGATCCACTGCATCATCCACTCCAGAACCGCCGCCTCCCACCTTCGACCCGGCCAGCGTCTGGAGAATCTCTTCTCCAACCAGGAAGACCTGCAGGTGGCTCTGCTTAGaggtctccatggcaaccagaaAATCTGCACCTCCACCCTCAACACCTCAGAGCATGAGAAGGAGATGCAGCAGGAGAAAGACGGAGAT GGACAGTGTGCGATTCAGATGAAAGATGGCGCTGTGGTGGTGACACTATCCGGACTGAAagccacacacacagatatCTATCGCTGTGCCATCCAGGTCTTCTACCCACCGCCCTACCAACAGCTCACAGGCAACGGCACACTCCTTCATGTCCTGG AGGATTCCCCCTGCCCTGTCCGGGGGCCCCAGAGACAgcagagtgaggaggaggagggggaagaagaggagagTAATGAGACAAAACCAGCAGTCAGCGTTACTGTGGTAGTTCTTGTGATAGCCGTCATCTGtgtcctcatcatcatcatcacttttCAG ACTCTCCAGTGTGAGCGAGGCAGAAGGGAACCTATCAGGATGCCGCCGAATATCTTGCTTCACAAAGTGGATGCTGTACCATTTTCGTGTGGAACCATGGCATAG